One Mugil cephalus isolate CIBA_MC_2020 chromosome 17, CIBA_Mcephalus_1.1, whole genome shotgun sequence genomic window, CACTGCTCCGTGGGACACACGGTGCGGTCTTTGCAGCAGAAGTAGTGCACGACCACGCCGTTGGGGTACCTGGCGAACGCACTGAAGGAGAAACAACGAAGAAGAGAGCGTGGGATTGTTACCGGAGGCGTCGGAGTGCGGataaacaattaaatatgtatgagcgaactaaaaatgaacaaaaaataagacGTTACTCGAGCTGCAACACCGTTATAGTCCCACACTGGGGAGGATTAATGTGCAGAAAGAATGCATGcatgcaaaatatatatatatatatactctcatgcactcacacacttgCAAACGTAAATGCATTCTAATGAGAAATTAGCTGAAACAAAACCAACTGGACATGTTTGTCTTCATGTCTAAATGACTCCTAGAgagacttcacgatacgatttgtatcacgatacttgagtcacgatacgatacattattgcgatattatgatattacgatatattgcaatattctacatagagAAAGTTAAATGCaccttaaaaaaacaagttgtatCTGTGTACGtcagatgataataataactaattggaaaattgagtcaaaaaaaatccaaacgatccatttccaatttattacaCTTGAAAAAGTGGTGTTGGAGGAGTGAAGGTTGTTCAAGATCAGCcctcttttaaaatcgatattaagacatacAAAATCAATACTGTATCGTGATATATCACCACATATATCACTCCTCCTCTACTAGAGCGGTTTAGGTTTTTAAGAGGAACAGCCCACCTGAAACGTACATAACTAGAGTCTCGTTAACGACCAGACACTGTCGTCCTGTTTCTTTCCCAGTCACTGATTCTCTAATGACCTAGAAACAGACACAAGCTCCAGGCTCAAGCTGTGACCGTTAGTTACAGGTGTAAGTTTCAGGTGGACACCCGCCACAGATGTTCCCAGTAAAAAACCTAAACATCCAGCTGGTCATTTAGAGCGTTGTCTTTTACTTTACATACTTCACGATGCCTCAGTTACCTGTTTCCTATTTTCTTCTTGCAGACTCTGCAGGTCTTTTCTTCCGTGATGACACATTTAACCTGTTGGTGGAAGATGCGTTCCTCCTGCACCTGAAAAACAGACGAGAGCAAACGATGTCAATCAAATTTTAACTGAGGGAGCTTATCGGTTTATGGTATTATGGGAAGTAAATTAAACCTTCGACAGTCGGTTCAATGGGAAAATTATAGCTCTTATAAACCACGTTAACTATTGACATGATGGTTTCTGTCTGGGTGGAATAAATTAATTCTTCCTGGACGTAGTAAAcgtttgaaaagatgaaaaaaagactATTGAATTaattgtcaataaagttgggaaACAACTCCcatcaaaaacatttaatttggaTTGAAGAACATTTAATTTCTCGTAGCAGATATGTTTTTGATAAAGACAACAGGTGATTAAAGTCCTCGTCAGACTTGCGGGAATCCACACGTCGCTCACCCGGAGGAACTCGGCCTGCAGCAGACTCTTCAGCACCTGGTTGCAGCGTTTCCTCTGAGCCTTCTCCTCCAGGACGCTCTCCAGGAAAACCCGGATCTCTCTGATCTGAGTGTTTGCCGGGAGAAGATTGATGGCCTGGAGAAAACATTGGCAGATCAAACACTGCTATCTTAACCGCATTAAGTCAACAAGCACATTGCAGCTCCTGAACTTTGTTGGGTTTTAAAATGAGCAtcctctccagcagcagcagcagcagcaggcgtGCAGATTTTCCACATTCATCAGACTCATTACTTTGAACTTGTTAATAATATTATGCtcatatattaaattaaattacactcCCTCGGAAATCTAATCATCGGTCTTGCTTGATAATTCTTACCGTTGCACGATCCCCCAAAATGGAAAGTGCACCAGAATAACTCGATCACTTGGGAAAAGCGAACACAGTCGAGGCCCAGCGCTCTCGTTCTGCTCTtacttgatttgatttgcttGAATTAGCGAAAAGTCCcactcagacagacagaacaCAGCTTCTGAGGAACACAAGTGGCGTTTATCTGAGAAGAGGCCAAAAACGAAGGCAGCTGGACCTGCAGACTTTCCTGTGGGTGGCGTCCACTTAAAAAAACTCACATGATTAGAATCTATTAGCCACCCACTAACCTGCGGTTAGAGGGTTTTATTCAGATCAACCTGGGTGGTTTGTTCTCTGCTCGGTTAATGGAAACTTTTAAAGCTTGGTGTTTGGATCCACCCAGAGGTTAAGCTCTACTGGTtgtcagtatttatatattaataccTGTGTGCTGGTCTGTACGTTGCTATAAGACTCGGCAGCAGCTAATTAAAtgaagtttttgtgtgttgaagTTAATGaatgttggaaaaaaatgtgtgataaGACGACTGAGTCACTTCTCAGCCTTAGTCTTTCTGATAAAGCTTCCAGTTAGCGCTGGCTCAGGTGGCTAAAGGTCTAGACTGCTGGgggacttcccatgatgcactgcGCCTCTGtcctctacttcctcctctATTGCTATCAAGTTATTAGCATTAGCCATGTGTgtccctccatcttctctctGTGTATTTCTTTCATGTGGAGCTGTTCATTAGTATAGTCAATCCTACCTGAACACATTATTCTCCAGCCGACCtcttacaccaatcagccacaacattaggaccaccttcctaacattgtgtaggtttcGCTTTGGGTCAtttggattgaggggaggggcctctatagCGGATAttcccacagatacgtgatcactttgggatcaagtgaatttggaggccaggtcaacaccttgtgctgtctaaactgttttttgtgtgcgtgtctgttttcaggctgcattttgaatttttatggggtgggggtctggtccggtctggtctggtctaggtgggggctacatgtctaagtaacatccacatgaatgaatgccaggtccaaaagcttcccagcagaacattaaattgtcacaggACGTTCagtgttattcacgtctcctgtcagtggtcataatgttacgcctgattggtgtatattcaGTGTTTATTCCCCTGTAAACAGGGTAAATATAGGAGCTCACTGTTCACCCAGACACCACTGACCTACTACTTGCTACGGGGGCTTCTGAAAGCATCTCGGGACCGTTTTAATTGTGACTGCTGCTTTATGAATGAGTGGAAGTGGTTTTATTAGAAGTGAGGAAGCCTCTTAAAGGAGTGTTGAAACATCCTGGAAGTCTGAACAACTCCTGAACAGCTTTAACTACCAGTCAAACCTCCAAACAATCAGTTGATTTATCACgattgcaaaaacaaaaacagctactGACACACATATATCAGTCATTAAAACCCTAAATACATCATCACAATTCCTGTTTTTAACCGCGCCAGGAAAAATACAAGTTTGTCCTCAAAACTTTTAAGCAACTATAAAACAAAGGACTTCTTGTTGTGTCGTCTTTGTCTCATCAACGACTGATTCTTATCtcaaaaatgaacatgaaaTCTGAACTTTAGAGGCACTCTGATGATTAACGGCTGATCTAAATGCAAACATAGTCTGCTTATAGTCCTGTAGCGAGAGGTGAAACCTGATAATGCCGCACACGTTCTCTCCTGGAACGTTTGTGGGCACAGACACTGCAgcaaaaagcagcagctgcagaaagaatTTAAAAGATCTTGGTTATGTTCTCCcctccaaacaaacaaataaataaatactacacATTAACAGAACTAGAAGGAAGTGTACATTCTGGTGTCGTCGCTCTGTGAGTCTGGGAGCGCGGCCAGAGGAAGCGATGAAAGCAGGATGCCATTAAAGTCAATGAGGGAGCGCGGAAAGACAAGACGGAGCGCTGCCGCCTGTGGGATGTGAACCCAAACACGCTCGTAAACCTGCCGCTCTTCCCCCCTCGAGGGACCCTTAATTTGACACGACTGTGGCCCGACACGGATCGGCGGCTCCtttcacacacaatcacatCGAGACGCGCACACACGCCACTGTTTTTACAACTGCAGCGTAGCTCAGATCAGATAAAACAGCTTCTTTtatgtgttaaaatatttacagtgacACCGAGATGGAACGGCAGCACTCCTCTCAGCATGAAAGTTTGACGAGCGAAGTAGGTCGCGAGCCAGTTTTTCCAACACCTTTCATTCAATTAACTCTTTGCTGTATCCGCATGCAGGTATTTGATGCATGAAAAGAATTTCATCAAAGGTTTTCACGGCGCAGGCATCTCTCCGGGGAGATCAGCTCCCAGCAGAAAAGtctttttctggttttctggaTCTTCTCTGTCACAAAGGAAGCGGCTTGATTACCCCCCGGCTGCTCCAATCTTTAAACGAGACGCGCCGCGTTCGGGCGCTGCTTTATTCTCACAGTCGTCAAACGGCTTGTTTTGTGCGGGTGCGTGTTGTCGTTTAATCATGTGAGCGTAAACAAGCCGACTCTGCCCCAGAATGAATTGGAAAATAACCCTTCCTTCGACTGAAtaagcagttttttttagaaagatgaactattttttttgcatttcttcagACGGCAGGTTGATCTTCAGACTTCAAACCGATCGCTGTTTACCTTGGTGGTGTTGAGTTTGCTGTGGTGCAGCTCCAGGACCTGCAGGGCCGCCTGGAGGTTGGCCTGAGGCTCGGACAGCTCCATCTTGATGGGCCCCAGGCAGTGGACGTCAGGGGGGGACAGGTACATCCGCAGCAGGGACAGATAAACCTGCGGAGCACGAATACAGACGTCGATGTTGAGCTTAGCTTCTTCTTCAAATGACCGGAAATTTGTCGAACAGACGCAGAGAGAACAGCACAAAGACAAGTGGACACATAATTCCACGTAGGACAATAAACAAACGTCAACTAGAGGATCtcttacagtaaaaaaatacacaattagTGAATCAAATAAGTataataagtaagtaaatatttagtttttttgtattttatcttacattataattcttgtaaatattgtgcatataatatattgtttttttttgttatagtGTTGAGTGtttgtacattgctgctgcaacggTGAAATCTCCCAGTTtaggatgaataaagcatccatccatccatccatccatccatccatccatccatccatccatccatccgtaaTCAATATAAAATAAGCCTCTagttcacacaaaaacactgtttttttttttttaacagagccCAGGAACAAACTGAAGAGCAACTAAGATCACAGACAAAATCTCAAatgtttatatttctgtttctgtttacattttattattttttcccacttaAAGTTTTGTATAAAAGGAATAAGAAGGAGATGTAATGCGTTGATTACTGGATATTTGTGAAACCTCGTGCATGAGTAAAAACTTATATTTAAGTCATTGCCCTTCACTTTGCAGCCTTTGCAGTTGGTCTCTGACGGACGCTCACGGCtgtggttgcctaggtaaccgtGTTAAATATTTTCCAGCCTAAACTCCATCGGTGTGGTGAAATTTGTTGGTAGGAATCAAAGCTGTGGAGGCTGTTTCCTTGGTCAATCAGCTGTATGAGTGTTCTCATGTTGAGATTAGTTCTTTGTGTGTAGGCCTCTTTATACTTGAGCAGAGCTCGTGTCTCGTTGTGTTttgtatgctaagctaagatcTGCTAAAATCTtaacaagaaagcaaaaaataaataaataacggcATTAAACAATGATTTTTTCTGTGCATAAAcagtaatattttattttcattgctgCAGCAGGAATAATTCACTACGTCAGCTGTCATCTGAGCTCAGGTAGACACGTATTTGTGTTTGCAAAGCTGTCCCCCTCGGCCATAAATAACCCACTATATTTGCGCAGCACtttctgcaaacacagagatgCGTATCGCAAAGCAACAGAGCACACAAGATGAAGTAAGTGgtcatgaaaaaataaacacaagagaGAGCCACGATGACATCTGAGCggacaaaacaaacacgacGAAATACAagcgggagaaaaaaaaaaggaaaacgaaCTCACGTCTTTATTTCCTTCAACTGAACTGTTGTAATGTCGGTGACAGTATCTGAAATCAGAGAAAAGCATCACACACCTCATAACGCTGTGCCTCCTTAACTTGTTGAAAAAGCTTATGATTAAATATGGtttaaaggaaagaaagcagCTCATTATTACCACAAATACAGTTTAGACTCTTTTAAATGAATTGCTGAACATGAAATTAGTTTTCAAGCGTTCAGCTGCTGGTTTGTGTTAATACCAAACACGGTGATGTTTGCAGGAGAACTCACTCTTCAGCCATGCGGGTGTCTTTCAGGATGTGCACGTAGATGAAGAGCGCCTGCTCGTGTTTACCCATGCGGCCCAGGAGCAGCGCCCGCTCCTCCAGCAAACCTGGGAGACGCACGACGAGGTCAAAGGGGAAAGATAAGTCTGGATATTTACAGTCCTCACTGATCACAGGTTATCAGGAACATTTAGCTGCTGTCAGTGCTGCATGAGGAGGGGTCACACCACATACTGGACACAGAGTTGTATAAATGATTAATTTGCTTGAATAAATAACGGTTTTGCTTGTTTAATTGGGTTCTCTTGGTCTATTTGCAGGACATCTGCtcatgttttgagtcatttttctgcacaaaagTAGAAAATTCTCATTTAAGCAGcgtgcatttaaaaaagaagtaaaagcTAATTACACattctaatataatataatcctGCATCAAATCCTCACTGGGGACTgatataatgttcagtttataaaGGTGGAAATTCAGCTGGATAATCATTTTAGTGCAGGAATCTTCAACATGTTGAGATTAAGTAGAGTCtccctaccaactatatgtgtcctatattaaactcggcctagtgccatttataaaaatacattattatttttacattcaacattaagatattcaaataatacaggttcaaatttcaaacatgtgcaactaCCTTCACCTTTAAACATTGCTAAATGTAACCTGATGGAGTCGGCGTGTAACTTTGCagctttgtgattggctcaacagcgataggggcggggcctactgtgtacaggaggcacagattgacaggtctcagctactGTGGCGCTGACTGACAGATAACCttgatttatcccttcactaaaacacgttggattcatgttaacgtgcgtttaaacaaatttgaaaaatgtctaatcacccCAAGATTTTGTGACACCAATGCACGATGCAGTACCCCCGCGgagcccctaggggtcatgggCCTATGTTCACGCCAGtttataaaatgaatttaattgcCACAATAATCCCACATCCTTGTTTGCATTAGCTGAACAAACATTAGAGCGAAATAACAGTGTGTCCACCGTGCACGCATCCGTCTGAGCCGAGTGTGAAGTCAAGTTCCTACCATCGAAGGGAAAGTCACTGATGAGTCTGCTCGGCTCGTAGCTGGTAGAAatatccaggaaggacagcaGCTTGTTCCTGAACTCCCCCAGTTCGCCGCCCTCCTTCCCCGCAGCAACAGCCTGAACCCCTGCAGCAACACAGAGCTTTTTTATTAAAGCATGAACAGAGCTGGAACGCAGGAGCAGAatttaaaaggcaaaacaaacGAATAAGAATCCGTGTTTCCCCTTTTCTCAAGACCCAatactttctcctcctcttcttcttcttctgttggaAAAAATAGGAGCTGAAGACTCAATGAACTACGCTTTATACATTCACTGAATAATTAAAGTTACATCCTCTGTGTTGATGTGAGCACAGAAACGTTtcagttcattaggtgcacatgtgaaaacaaatgtattctaatataacagctcTGCATTACATCTTAGCTTTGTCTGCTTCACATTAATTGTACATCAGAGCAGTGATGAGGGAGGATTTACTGCAGGactctttgttttcactggtgttcCTAATGCTccggcaagtgagtgtatatttaaaCTGCATGAAGCCAAACTCACTGTGGAGAATCACAACAATCTCCGAGAGAAAACAATATCTTCATTTCATGAGGCGCGCACCGCGATACGCCTCAAAACTCTACCTGAAGTCaggacagatttatttattttattggtcgTTTTTATTCCACAAAAAGTTACAGCGTTGGCCCATTTTGATGCGTAGTCCCTGAAAGAGCATTAAAAGAGACCTAAGAGATGGATGGGTTCGATAATAAATCCCGACGTACGATCGATCTGCAAAGACGTGAGAGACAACGCTCTGACTTAAGAGGCAAAGTGAACCCATGTGCTGTGATGTCATcctaaaataaattcacaaagTAAATTGTTCTTTTGGCAGAGTTGATTTTCAGATGATATCAAAGCTCCAGGGTCACGTTGCCTCACAGCTCTGATGCTACACGGCCATATAAAGCTCTCCTCGCAGCTTCAAGTAGACAATGATGAATGTTGGGAATAAGACATGAGGCTCCGATTTCTTGCTGAAACGAGTGATTTTCAAAGTTTTTGAAACGATTCACTGTAAAAGTTTTCGTGTCTCCGGAGTTTCCTCCTGCTCGTACCTTCTGACAGTGAGTTGAGGTACTCTTTCATGAGGCCTTGGACTCTCCCCAGGTAGAGCTGGATCAGGTTATTGTGAAACTCGGGGCCCTTCTCGTCCCAGACGTAAATGATGTGCTCCAGATACGGGATGGCGAGCTCCTCGAAGCCCTCCTTCAGGAACTGCAGCACCTTGTCCCTGGGCAGAGTTTCCACCTCTGTCAGGTCTTCAGTGAAGATCTAAACAGGtagaaaatacaaagaaaacattcagaacTAAACACTGGGGACAAAGTCAGATGACGTTCTTGGGTGACACTTGTGTagtcgtgtgtgtgtctacctTCAGGCCATCCTCAGGACAGATCTTCAGCACCCAGGGAGAAAACTCAAAGATGATGCCCAGATTCTCCACTCCTGTGTGCGTGAGTTAGTGTGGGATAAATTTAagattcatatttcattttatacgTCAAATGCTCCCAGCAGACTCGTTCTGTCATTACATCGTTACCAGCATGCTATACATTAAGCTACCAGCCACTCCAATGCCATGAAGTGTGTTTATGCAACTTCCCATGTTGTAACAATGCACTAGTTTAATTTGAAGGATCTGTACACGGCCAGAGACATAAGATCTATTggcacaggactagttttacctgtgAACATCTGGTAATGTGTAATAATAGTGGAGGTCCTGTGTTAACACTAACACAAAGATGCATCTCTGtgacttgtattttatttttttctaggacttttgtttgatttgcggcttttttctgcctcttgtcacatAAGACTTGGATGCGCTGTAAATATCAAGATATCATGATAACAGATTTTGATGGACGATATATTACCAGACAAAGATAAACGATACTAACACAATGTGTTTTAATAGCAGCATAATTTCTTCCACGGGATCAATAGTCGCCCCcaacatcatgttttattctttaaaatatattttttattatactaATTTGCAAAGTATCTTGTAGGTTGTTAGAAGGTGCATTAACCATGGATAGTAAATTTGAGTGGAACTTTGCTTATCCCATGTGAATGTGCCACACAAAACCCAGACACAGTGGGGTCAGCTCTGTATCACATGATGTCCCTGgagtaaaactaatcccgtgagAATAGTGCTAAACATTCAGATGCCACCCCTGACATTTAGTCCGTGCTTTTCCCTAAATCCGCCTCAGAAACCAACTCCAGCGCATGGAGCAGAAGTGACATGTTTGGGTGGATTCTTACCGAGCCTTTGAAGGTACTGCACCGTTCGCTCGTGGCCCTTCAGTGGAGAGTTGGCCTTGGTGGACTGGTCCAGCAGCACCTGCAgagctgagagaaaaagaagaagaagaagaagatgtgtATGATTAGTGATGTACAGCAGCAACATGTCATCCGCCCTCCTCTGTCTTTACGCTGTGTTACATAATCGACAGTAAGTGGATGAAGCATGTGTGCAGAGTTAAGCGGTGGCCAGGAGCAGCTGGTTTGAATTGCGAGACACGGAGAGAGCGAGGCCGACTTTCGGCAGCATGACATCACGAGCACAAATTGCAGCAGGCCAATTAAAACCAGCTGCACGCACGGCGAGAAGTGCCCAGAATCTGCCGCAGAGCGCTGCCAGGGACAGAAAACACCGAGACAGCTCTGATTTACGACTCCAACGCATGCAGGAAACCCTCCGCTGAGATAAACTGTGTAGCCCTCAGACTACGGCTCCGGTACAAACACGTTACCATTTCCTCTTGAATTTACACATAACGGAACAATTCAGCTCAAAAAGCGTCTCTTGTTTTTGAACTGGGAGTGAACGTGGACATTTCTACCGTCGACTCAGTGGACATTTACGTATTAAGCCAGAATGCAACGTTTAATTTCAGAGAGTTATTGGAAACACATgtctcattgtgttttgtttttacgtGTTCTGAGGGCTGTAACGGATCAAACACGCTCTGTCATATAACTTGAACTGTGGTATCGCTCGTTATTCAGCTGCCTGATGTATGTGTTGTCTGCTGCAGGATGATTCAATCCCAGCCCACGTTatagaggctgtggtttgtagacATATTGAACTGTGCTGTGTTTTACTGACacttatttgtgttattttgaccgaacccattttagtcagtggttTAGGCTAAATGTAGATAGTTTTAACGTCTTTTAACGTCAGTCTGACCCTAATCTAACCCTGGTCTGAcgtgcacctcctcagaaatgtaactacacatcgtggcttggtagtagcgtgtttccactttagtatttctggctgtttctctgtctccacaATTTTTGCATTGATTgtttgggatcaataaagatgataaaGATGCAACACATGCAGCAGTGGTTCCCATCCTGAgggtgtctgatctgagctcatgTTGATGCGGGATACTGTCGGGTTTGAGGAGTCATTGAGTTCACCTATCAATGGAGAGTAACGTAGCTTttcctctccaaactaacatcaagAACCAATCAGAAATAGGGTGGGTCATGGAAAGGCCCCCCAACCCAGAAAAAAgtctcagtttttttatttttttatttatttaaaccttgAATATGATTCATGTATTGATGGAAATGCATAATACTCTGGAGGGTCCAatggtttgtctgtttgtgtacagGGTGGAGTGGGGTGGGGTATCTTAGATACaagcgggggggggggctccaagGAAGAAAAGGCTGGGAACCAGTGACATAGAGGaaaaagttaactgaggaggttttgcagattcaaatatttacatGACTCATGAAGGTAAAAGCAAtaatgaacccgactggcaaaaaaagacacagcgccatctagtgtttgggtggtggtgttgttacagagggagaaaaggctTGTGCCGGAGTCGTCTATGTGCGAAGGTTTACACCGTTTATGTCGTGCAGCGCTCCAAAAGAACGGTCTATATAGTTTAAtggcaccacaaactacatcctgcaCTGTGATCTTTAATTTGATGTATTATGTTGGCTGCGTATAGCTATTACTCATTCATGCAAAAAAGAACATCtagcttttaaaagaaatagCCTGTTTTAGGAGAGAAACACCATTCCAATCagataacattttaaataaaatatttggaTTTGTAACGATTTATTACCAAAGGATGTGATCTCACACCAGCTTGCATAAAGTTCTTTGCTGTAGCTCAGGCGAGACGCAACAAGTCCCTGAATATTTTACTATTCAGTCCTTCACAAAACATCAAGCGATGCTCATTTGATTTATGCAAACAGGATGTTTGCAGCAGCCTGGGACTCACCTTTCTGGTGCAGGCCCTTCTTTTCGTAGAGAATGATGAGCTCGCTGTACTTGTGGGCCTTCTTCAGGACGTACTCGCTCTCCTCGATGTGGCAGTGGTTGTTCTCCAGACGGAGGAGGGGGGACACGAGGGCCACGTTGGTCTGAACGAGCAGGAGATGAAAGGAGATTAAACAACACAGTGAACTTCCTCAACATGAATCAACTGGTTGTCGTTTCATCCAAAACAATTGTCAGGAAACGTCATTAGTTAAAGGTCgtacaaacagaaaaagggaCCGGCGGCGATGTGGCAGCGAGGCGCCGTGTAACGTTAAAGGAATTCAGAAAGTTGCAGCTACAATAGGAGAAAAACTTTTTGTGCACAGAGTTGCTAGCGAGAATCACGTGAACCCTGATCGAGAGCGGAGTTGACAGTCTTTTCTGATGTGTCATCTACTGTAGGAGTTATCCTGATCAGATAAAAGCCCGACCGAGCACAAACATGTGGTGGGAGTCGGCTGGATTCCCAAACGAGGGTGgactgtttcattttaactcACGTTGGCGGCAGAAAGACTTTAAGGTCCATCCAGGTTGTTTTGCTCTTAACGCAGAGTCCAACAAATCGGTGAAGAAACTCATTCTGGCTGCTTCTACCTCTGACCTCATCCCTCATTCCAACACCATTCATCCGTAAATGAGGGCTGGCACGAAGATTTTCTGGGGTGAAATTCAAGTTTTGCTACATTTACAAGGTTTTTACTTCACAGAATCAAGCCCAGAATGATGATACTGTAACTATGACGATGTTAGTCTTTCAGTGCCTTTAACCACGACTCGAGACTTTTCCCAAAAGTAATTCTGCCAACATTGTTTAACACAAGACACATCTGGTATATGTGAGTTGCGGTAAAAAGACCGTGTTGACAATAGGTTTTATAACTTTTAAAGAATCACTGACTTATGCGGACGATGCAGACGGCCAAGTCTGTGACAGCTGATTTAAGTTGTGTCATGAAACATAAACATTAGGATTAGGCTGCTCGTAAATCACAAAGCACAGCACGAGTGGTCGACCCTTCACAGAGCTTCCTCTGCAGATTCATTTGTTTACAACGTGAATGGACGAGGGAACatttatgaaaaacaacaattaagAGAAGTAAAAGTGGAAGCATTTAAAACGATTCGAACTCACATGCAGGTAACATTTCAGCAGCGTGGTGTCGATGATCTGCAGGAGTTTCTTGCGGCTTTTGATGGTGGGCGTTCCCTCCATGAGAGGAGACGTTGTAGACGGACTAGTGTCGTTCAGCTGCTTCACAAGGTGGCTGCGTTTCTGTGAGGAGCGTTCAACAAACATGTACAGTGTTAACATCGTGTGCTTACTTTGACAATTTCTGAGTGgatgcttttgttgttttctttaaacaaacaaataaaaaaacagaaacataaaaaggGGCATATGTGCTATATAGACACTAGAGGTCAAGTTTGGAAGAAAGagtaaatttgttcataaacGATCGTAGTTTCATCGGTAtattttgcatcaaaataaacaggaTTATTAtgtaaagagtaacttatcagaggacatttttactttaattatcAGGTACTTGAgtttttagacttagactttgcTTTAACAACATCGTGGCACATATTAGGCATTGATACCATAAGagatatcaataaaagcaaagtctgaccatgcagtaaataaatcctaaaatacatagaactcatgctggattttaaaaaaggcattttaaacagaaacttgaagttgcttcca contains:
- the vps39 gene encoding vam6/Vps39-like protein isoform X2, which codes for MHDAYESVPILEKLPLQIDCLAAWEDWLLVGTKPGHLLLYRIKKDAGTNRFEVTLEKSNKNFSKKIQQLYVVSQYKILVSLLENNIHVHDLLTFQQITVVSKAKGATLFACDLQQTSAGDEKLRMCVAVKKKLQMYYWKDREFHELQGDFGAPDIPKSMAWCENSICVGFKRDYYLIRMDGRGSIKELFPTGKQLEPLVAPLADGKVAVGQDDLTVVLNEEGVCTQKCALNWTDIPIAMEHQPPYIIAVLPRYVEIRTFEPRLLVQSVELQRPRFITSAGPNIVYVASNHFVWRLVPVSIASQIRQLLQDKQFELALQLAMKDDSDGDKKQQIHHIQNLYAFNLFCQKRFDDSMQVFAKLGTDPTHVIGLYPDLLPSDYRKQLHYPNPLPTLSGAELEKAHLALIDYLTQKRSHLVKQLNDTSPSTTSPLMEGTPTIKSRKKLLQIIDTTLLKCYLHTNVALVSPLLRLENNHCHIEESEYVLKKAHKYSELIILYEKKGLHQKALQVLLDQSTKANSPLKGHERTVQYLQRLGVENLGIIFEFSPWVLKICPEDGLKIFTEDLTEVETLPRDKVLQFLKEGFEELAIPYLEHIIYVWDEKGPEFHNNLIQLYLGRVQGLMKEYLNSLSEGVQAVAAGKEGGELGEFRNKLLSFLDISTSYEPSRLISDFPFDGLLEERALLLGRMGKHEQALFIYVHILKDTRMAEEYCHRHYNSSVEGNKDVYLSLLRMYLSPPDVHCLGPIKMELSEPQANLQAALQVLELHHSKLNTTKAINLLPANTQIREIRVFLESVLEEKAQRKRCNQVLKSLLQAEFLRVQEERIFHQQVKCVITEEKTCRVCKKKIGNSAFARYPNGVVVHYFCCKDRTVCPTEQ
- the vps39 gene encoding vam6/Vps39-like protein isoform X1; the protein is MHDAYESVPILEKLPLQIDCLAAWEDWLLVGTKPGHLLLYRIKKDAGTNRFEVTLEKSNKNFSKKIQQLYVVSQYKILVSLLENNIHVHDLLTFQQITVVSKAKGATLFACDLQQTSAGDEKLRMCVAVKKKLQMYYWKDREFHELQGDFGAPDIPKSMAWCENSICVGFKRDYYLIRMDGRGSIKELFPTGKQLEPLVAPLADGKVAVGQDDLTVVLNEEGVCTQKCALNWTDIPIAMEHQPPYIIAVLPRYVEIRTFEPRLLVQSVELQRPRFITSAGPNIVYVASNHFVWRLVPVSIASQIRQLLQDKQFELALQLAKMKDDSDGDKKQQIHHIQNLYAFNLFCQKRFDDSMQVFAKLGTDPTHVIGLYPDLLPSDYRKQLHYPNPLPTLSGAELEKAHLALIDYLTQKRSHLVKQLNDTSPSTTSPLMEGTPTIKSRKKLLQIIDTTLLKCYLHTNVALVSPLLRLENNHCHIEESEYVLKKAHKYSELIILYEKKGLHQKALQVLLDQSTKANSPLKGHERTVQYLQRLGVENLGIIFEFSPWVLKICPEDGLKIFTEDLTEVETLPRDKVLQFLKEGFEELAIPYLEHIIYVWDEKGPEFHNNLIQLYLGRVQGLMKEYLNSLSEGVQAVAAGKEGGELGEFRNKLLSFLDISTSYEPSRLISDFPFDGLLEERALLLGRMGKHEQALFIYVHILKDTRMAEEYCHRHYNSSVEGNKDVYLSLLRMYLSPPDVHCLGPIKMELSEPQANLQAALQVLELHHSKLNTTKAINLLPANTQIREIRVFLESVLEEKAQRKRCNQVLKSLLQAEFLRVQEERIFHQQVKCVITEEKTCRVCKKKIGNSAFARYPNGVVVHYFCCKDRTVCPTEQ